TCATAAATGAGAGTGAAGAAACATAGCAAACAACTACCACCTAACATTGTTTATCTAACTGTCCAAAGCCTTTGTCCTAGcagcaaggagcttagacattattgtatgaggtgttgagttcgagccctcttgacatcagttgttatttccttctttttataggagtttatttgtaatttctccttaatataggagtttattttttttaaaagaaaaaacatTTGTATCTAACCTATTAAGAAATCCGGACGCAATTTAACttattttttcctttctataggagtttatttgtaatttctccttaatatatgagtttattttttttaaaagaaaaaaacatttttatctAACCTATTTAGAAATCCGGACTCAATTTAACTTATTATCTCCTTTCTATAggagttcatttgtaatttctcCTTAATataggagtttttttttaaaagaaaagaaaaaaacattgTTAACCTATTAAGAAATCCGGACACAATTTAACTTATTTTCTCATTTCTATAGGAGTGTATTTGTAATTTCTCCTTAATataggattttttttaaaaaaaaaaagaaaagaaaaaaaacattgtttatctatcctattAAGAAATCCGGACGCAATTTAACTTATTTTCTCCtttctataggagtttatttgtaatttctccTTAATATaggagtttttttaaaaaaagaaacgaaaaaaacattgtttatctatcctattAAGAAATCCGGACACAATTTAACTTATTGTAAGCAGCGTAACATAGGTTTTTCAATCATAATTCATCCAAATTATTCATACGAAATTCAATCGCACTTCAACAAGTAAATGATGAAGTAATTCCACCTCAAACAAAGTGCGAAAGTTTTTCTTCTAATTTAATCATTTACGCAACTCAATTCGTCGCAATTCATCAAGTAAATGATGAAGAGTTATACCCTCGAACAACGTTCGGAAGTTTATATACTCCCATATTTTATCTGACttactaatatttttaataatagagACAACATTACTATATACTCCCACATACccctaacaaaataaaaattaaaaaatagtcaGAGGACCCTAACGATTAATATAATCACGAATGCAGTGTTTCTAGACActttttggacgaaaatgcccaaatggctTGAAGAGCATATTTGGCAATCCATATATACGCTGGCATATGAATTCTGTCACATTTCTATCGACAACTTATTATGTGATTTCCTATTAAATTCTGGAACTTCATACATGATTAAAGTATTGTCATTATTTGAACTAAAAAAACTTCTCGTATCCCTGTATTTCTAGTTAGTGGTAACAATATACTTCATCCGtgccatagtagtagagtcactTCTTGTTgatacggagattaagaaagagattaaatatattaagtgaatagataataaagtagaaaagagagaaaagtagagataataaagtaagagggagaaCAAAGTAAGTGATGAAAAAAATGTCACTTTTTTCAAAATaaggaaatgactctactatgaTGGAGCGTCCCGAAATggaaaatgactccactattatGAAACAGATGGAGTACTAGTTATATTATGTAGGAAATTTATTGAGAAACGACAAAAATATAGAAAAGTGAAGTTATTTATTTATGCAATAAATCTAAATCGATAATAcatagaataaaaaatatttcacatttaattaaatgatacaattattattttcttgaaaacactgacatttaaaatattatttcatcaTATATCATTGAACTAATTTGTTATTCTAAGCCTAACTTTAAGATGATTTTaatgattgatattttattgataattttaatttagctcAAACTAAAATTTTTGATATCATATGAACATTCAATCTTTAgatactacatccgtcccataataggagtcactcttattgtgggcatatgttttaagaaaagttaaaGAATAGTGATTTGTaatagttagtggaatatgagattcacgtttttatattggtttataataaaatactccctccgtcccgagctactcgctcatttccttttcggcacggagattaaggaatgagtgtataggaaagtaaaaaatgacggctgtaggtgaaaatttttactaaaaatggaaagagtgcaagtaacttgggacgcccaaaaaggaaaatacgtgcgagtagtgcaggacggagggagtatgagtgaagtgagttattggaatgtgagacctacatactatttatggtaaaaaagtgaaatgtgactcttattgagggacggagggagtataaaattgcATAGTTTCTCGCCATTCATGATAAAACTGAAACatgaataatattttgaaaatattcaagCACGTGATATTAGCAATTTAGTCCTTGgagaatttatttttattaataatagtatttgaaATTAAGAGAATGTAAATTTATAGattaatactgcaaaattaggatattttcataataaataaaattgatccgTAAATCAaggtaaaaaacaaagaaaaatcaGAGGAAATAGAAACATGGgaaaaatattagaaataagttttaaaaagaaaaaatggtctcttatttatatattttttaatgcatATAATGATAAAActgtaaattataaaaaaatagaaagtgtaAGTAATGACAAAATTTCAGTTATGTATGATGTACCAAAACTTATTAGGAAATTACCTGTAAAATTGCTGACATAAATGTGGTAgaaatccaaaattaccaaaacTTAATATAATAGAGTGACAAAAATGCCCTTATAGGGTCTGAGGGTGTTTTAGTAAAAAAACATGATTCGTGATTATATTAAATGTTAGGGTTCTGTATAGTACTGCACTATTTTTTTGTTAGGATTCTGTAGCGTTACAATCCAAAATATTAAGGACTAATCAGATAGGACTCTTGCGTTACAATCCAAAATATTAAGGACTAATCAGACAATTCACTGTTAATAATATAAGATTTTGTCcttcttcatttctttttcttacttgTTAAGATAATACAAATTCATTTTAAATCCCTCTATTAATTTATCTTCCAAAATCTTTCCACTTCCCTTCCCTTGATTACCACTAAAGTAAATAGTAAACTCTTTTCATTTccccaatttttttaaaaattcatgatGACAGCCCAGTTAATTTCTTCAAAACTCTTTGTATAGATTTTCAGTGCAACTTTTTTTACTCGTTACTTTTTATTCTAATGAATAGTTTTCATAGCAGTACTATTTTAATTCTATATTTTTAGATGATTTTGTTctgaaaatttgaagaaaagaGGTTGTAAGGTTATAAGTTAAACCCCCCAAACTTCGCCGCTCGAACAGAGAGAGATGGGGGAGAGAGGGAAATATGTGGTGTTGCTTGGGGCTGGAGCTCTAATTGGTTCTGCCGCTACCCTTGCTGTCGTCAAATTTCTCCCCAGGTAAGCCGCATGAACGCACGCCACTAGAATAATTAAGTGTTCTTTTACTAAATTACTGTTTGATTTCATTGTAAATGATGTTTTTATAGACACCAGTTTCTTATTCCTATAGCAACTAGGGTTTGTTCAGCTATAATTACTGTAGATTTAAATCTGAGTTTGTGAACTTTTCTTGATCATTTGCACAGATGGGTTGGAAGGAAATGTGCTAATGTGGACTCCATTGAATCCAAAGGTATGCTACTTCTCTATCCCaatcactcacaaacacacacacacacacacatgcatAATCACATGATTTGTTTGAGCACAACTTCCATGTGCTTTAGTACTTTACTTCTTTGGGGCCATTCTTAGATACTCATTTGTGATTATCTCAGTCAGATAGTGTTTCACATATAGTGTCTAATTAGTACTCCtgcgtccctctgtagtagagacgtttcttttcggcacgggatttaagaaactGGGCTAAAAGTGAGTTCAAtgaagggagaataaagtaggaaaggaaaaaaggtagatagatgaagagagaatacattaagagagagtaaagaGTAAACTAAGAGAGAAGAAATAGGTTGCTTTTTgccccaaaaaaaaagaaatgactcagctacagaggaacggagggagtatattttgcAATCATAGATTAAATGTTTAATAATTTGAGAAGCGTTTTATGCATAGTGGCATGATAATAGTAATATGCAACCCAAATTTGTTTGGTTCATCTGTTTTAAAAtacttccttttgatttgttttatgaAGTGTTTATAATATGCCTCAAAGTAGAAGGCAATTTCGTGATTTTACTCATCTTTCGTGGATATTTTCTTTTCCCAAGCAgctgtttttttgttttatcaCCTGGAAACGCATTTTATAGATATCTATCAGCATTAAGGTCTCTACAGGAATGCTTGCTGTTGCAACATGAATTCATTATCTTGATGTGTTGTTAGCATAAATGTTAAACCAGTTGTTCTTGATGCAGAATGTAAGTTCATGGAAAGTGTGAATCATGATGTGGTGGGCACTGATCTGCTGATGGATGATATTGTGTCTGAACAACTTACAAGGTAACATTAGCTCGTTTCTGGTTTCTGTTTTAAGTTTTTTTCTTGGGTTTCTTTTTGGTTTTTTTGCCCCCATTTTTCTCCTGCTGCTTGTGATTTTTCAATAGTTGGTCAGGTGCTTAAGAAAATTTTGGTTTTGGGGTAAATTGCCTACatagggcaagaaccatggaGCAATTACTATCTTGCTAGTTGTAATATGTAACTAAACACATACATCATTTCAGTTTAAGCTTCAACATCTTTGTTAATTTCATCAGGAATATTCAGTTCTTTGGCTTGGAACACCAGAAAAAAGTAGTATCTTCTTATGTTGTTGTCATTGGTCTTGGAGGAGTCGGGAGTCATGCTGCATCTATGCTTTTGAGGTCTGGTGTAGGAAAGCTTCTTCTTGTTGATTTTGACCAGGTATCTCAACTTAGTAAATGCTCCCTATTTGCCACTTTGCCTCATGTTTCCTGAATCATGTCTTCATCTTTTCTGGACTTTTAATAACTCACCAAGATCAATTATAATCCAAGGGGAAAATAAATGCTATAAAGGAACTATTTGTGTTTTTTCTGATAACTGGGGAAACTACTGAAAGGTTCTTATGACATTTATGTCACAGAAGTATTGATCTCTAAACTTTGCAGTCCTGGGTGCTTGATGAAATGCAGATCAGATCCTGAATATTTTTCACATTGTACTCATCTTTTTAGCGAGTTCTTGCTTGCACAAAATTCTACTATTGCACCATGCATTAAGAACTGATTATTATTTTGTTGCAAAGGTCTCAGTTTCATCGTTGAATAGACATGCAGTTGCGACAAGGGAGGATGTTGGTACCCCAAAAGCCATATGTCTGAAGAAGCATTTCTCAGCAATATTCCCCGAGTGTCAAGTAGATGCAAAAGTGATGCTATACGATTCATCATCTGAAGATGAAATTCTTTCCGGGAACCCTGATTTTGTTTTAGATTGCATTGATAACATTGACACAAAGGTGAAGCCTTTTCTTAtcttttgtttgttgttgtAACTTAACATTTATATTCTCAACTTCGGAGCTGTTAACTCTTGACGTAGTTATGAACTTCCTTTTCAACAGTTATGCTATCTGCATGGACAGTTTTCGGtagataatattattaattggtTATATGTATCTAAAATTATACTAAAAGAGCTTGGGTCataacaaattatttttatctttgaGCTTATAAGCTTCATGAAGGTAATAAGGCAGCATGACTAATGAACTCTACTAAGAAAACCTAAACACTAATTGGCCATTAGATTATACTCCGATCACATGGATGTTGTTGCAGAGAAATGCATGAGTTGCAGAAAATTTTGTATTCAACTCATGGTCTTTCCACTCCGATAGTCTGatgatattttcttttattaatattagccTTGCCTTCAATAAAATGTAGGCTTTCTTTCTCTAAACTCCACATATTGGCTCGTCATCTTTTGTAGGTGGCTCTTCTTGCTGCATGTGTTCGGCGTGGATTGAAAGTTCTATCTGCTACTGGAGCTGGGGCAAGAGCTGATCCAACAAGAATACGTGTAGCTGACTTGAGAGAATCATCCAATGATCCATTATCTCGTGCAGTACTGAGTTGATCTCTTTATTTTCGCTTTATATTCCTGCCCTATACAATGCTTAATCGGTGTAGCTCTTCTTAAGTTTGTCCATGCAAAGTACATAATACAAAATCCTTGTGCTTCATTACTTTCATTGTTACATATCAGTTTGAGTGCACTCAGGTTGATTCTATGATTCTGTGAAGCCATTGTTCAAGAATGTCTAACATAACTAATCTGAGATGGTTATTCTTATTGGAAACTCTTAAGTTGGATATTAGCTTCTAGATTTTTGGCTGCATTATGCCGTCCTTATTCGTTGTCAACTAGATCCTTTGCTACTACTTTTCTCTGCCAAAAATTTAAGAAAACAAATAATTTAGACCTCTCATGGTTTGGAGCTCTACGGTTTTATCACATCAAACGCCTGATATAA
This sequence is a window from Salvia splendens isolate huo1 chromosome 14, SspV2, whole genome shotgun sequence. Protein-coding genes within it:
- the LOC121763830 gene encoding tRNA threonylcarbamoyladenosine dehydratase, with protein sequence MGERGKYVVLLGAGALIGSAATLAVVKFLPRWVGRKCANVDSIESKECKFMESVNHDVVGTDLLMDDIVSEQLTRNIQFFGLEHQKKVVSSYVVVIGLGGVGSHAASMLLRSGVGKLLLVDFDQVSVSSLNRHAVATREDVGTPKAICLKKHFSAIFPECQVDAKVMLYDSSSEDEILSGNPDFVLDCIDNIDTKVALLAACVRRGLKVLSATGAGARADPTRIRVADLRESSNDPLSRAVRYRLRKEHGIEGGIPVVFSLEKPKAKLLPFKAPNGEEENPSDYQIVPGFRVRIIPVLGTIPAIFGQVMASYVVTQLAELQVHVEPVVNFDTDHYRVLHQRLIEHEELQFGTAKQVQVDVEEVMYIAKELWHGRSARDESPKDVGRGMWRSVNDLMLIRWDRTKPASVSNLVLLKFKEADEHEVRSLEDIKEEEPEFFARVTSVLKRAELDFGI